CGTGGCTAAAAAGGCATAAAAAATCGCCATGTCTAAAATCACCTGCTTGCCGCCGCTATAAAGCGAAGCAAAGGCATTAAACAAAGCCAACGCCAGCAAGGTGATAATCATCAAACCCTTCGCCAGATTGATCATTGGCTCGTACATCCAATAACCAAACGGATATTCATCATTACTCGGCTTCATAACTAGCTTGGACACACGCAGCGTCAACAAGGCGATCAACAGGTGAATAAAGGAATAAAGCCCATCCAACATAATCGCATCCGAGTAGCTGACAATCGCAAAGCCTACCCCGATTACCACCATAAACACATTGCCCCAAATAGAGAAATTCAGCGCGCGTTTTTCAAGCTTATTAAGAAGTACTTGGTGACTCGACATGATTTAACAGACCTTTTAGAAGGGTTTCAAAACCACAAAAATTAATAACGCAAAAGTAATAAATAGTGGAATTTCATTCGCCCAGCGATAATAGACCCCCGAATGATCTAAACGGCCTTGTTGCATTTCTTTCATGCGCTTCATCGCCCAGAAATGATAAGCAATAAGCAACGCGACCATCAATAATTTGGCATGTAACCAACCACCGCTAAAACCAAAACCAA
The nucleotide sequence above comes from Thiomicrospira sp. R3. Encoded proteins:
- a CDS encoding CopD family protein — encoded protein: MAYLWVKVFHLLFMMSWMAGIFYLPRIFVHYVEGQAAGQQVERLAIMARKLWNFMTIMMVLTLVTGFWLWFGFGFSGGWLHAKLLMVALLIAYHFWAMKRMKEMQQGRLDHSGVYYRWANEIPLFITFALLIFVVLKPF